CTCCGATATGTCTTGAAAGAGTTATCACTCACCAACTGCATGCACTCATTCCAGCTAGTTAAATCTTCAATTGATTGACGAGGACCACGATTGAGAACTGTTGCTTCAAGGGATGCGGCAAGAGTTAGCTCTACATTTTCTCTAGCAAGTGATGCCAAAGAATATTTATCACTAATAACTTCGCCCTGTTCGGTCATCTTGATTTGACCATCAACCGAACCCCATGGAAGTGCAATGAGGGCCTCATATGTCGGCCCACCACCTCGACCGACGGAGCCACCACGACCATGGAATAAGCGAAGTTTGACGCCATACTTCATTGCCACATCACGAAGTCGACGCTGCGCCCGATGAATTTCCCATTGGCTAGTTGCAATACCTGCATCCTTATTTGAATCTGAATATCCCAACATCACTTCTTGAAGATCACCGCGAAGTTTAACGATGGTGCGATAGGCAGGATTGCTTAAAAGCTTCTCGAGAATCTCACCAGCTGCGCGGAGTTCAGCGACAGTTTCAAGAAGCGGTGCAAAACCGATTCGAGCCTTTTTATTTTTAAGGCTTACAAGACCGGCTTGCTGGGCGATAACAACGGCAGCGATTAAATCATCAGCCCCTTTAGTCATTGAAACTATATATGTTTCAATCGCCTGCGAACCGAAACGATCAATCAAATCTGCAATTGCAAAGAAAGTTTCAAGCGTATTTCGCCCCGCGGAATCTAACTTTGTAACATCTAGATTTGCATCCTGAGTTAAAAATTCAGTGAGAATATCAAATTTTTCCTCATGGCTCTTTTCGAAGTAGCCGGAAATTCCACTTATCTGACTTAAAACATGATGGTGTGCATCAGAATGCTCTCGGATATCCATGGTTGCATGAGTAATCCCAAACGCTGCCACTGTTCGAATCGTCCGCTCAAGCAATCCGGTGGCAATGAGCTCACCTTTATGAGCAAAGAGCGAATCGCGCATAAGCATTAAATCTTTAATTAACTCCGAGGTATCGGCATAATCTCGGTGGGCAACGTGTGGACCACCCTTAGCGTGGCGGTCTCGAGTTATTGCAAGCCGGTGCACGATTGCTGTGGCCTTTAAACGATATGGCTCTTGCGAATTTAGGCGTAAAAAGCGTGGTTCAAACTCAGTTAGGTGCTTCAAATCCATTTCAACAGAGGCGGTTAATTCTGGGGTAGCGCCAATAATTCGAGTTGAAATAGAAAGCATCTGACGTAGCGCATCCATTGCCGCGATAGTCACCCGGATGGCATGACCAACTTGGAGCACCATCGCATCGGTAGTGACTTGAGAGTTTACATTTGGATTTCCGTCGCGGTCTCCTCCAATCCAGCTTCCAAAAGATAATGGTCGGGCAGTAACTGAAACTACAACATTGATGCGCTTCATTTCGCGCGCAAAATCATTTAAAACCTCGGGGACTGTTTCACGAAACAGATCATCAAGGTAGTAGAGCGCATTCATCGCCTCATCAAGTGGCTCTGGCTGCCCAACTCGAAGTTCATCGGTCTGCCACAACAAATCAATTGTTTCGGCTAAGCGATCTCTTTGCGAAGGATTGCGCGAATCTTCAAGTAAATCTGCGACACGTCCCATTTTACT
This Candidatus Planktophila sp. DNA region includes the following protein-coding sequences:
- the ppc gene encoding phosphoenolpyruvate carboxylase; this encodes MSLGGFGGAVAADDAALRSDVRRLGDLLGQTLVRQEGPELLELVEKVRKAVREGDGVELLASLTLEDSVQLVRAFSSYFNLANIAEQVHRARVLADARADGGSWLARAVDKIEAALKAQTPGHELSSEEISQWINEMSVRPVFTAHPTEAARRSVLSKMGRVADLLEDSRNPSQRDRLAETIDLLWQTDELRVGQPEPLDEAMNALYYLDDLFRETVPEVLNDFAREMKRINVVVSVTARPLSFGSWIGGDRDGNPNVNSQVTTDAMVLQVGHAIRVTIAAMDALRQMLSISTRIIGATPELTASVEMDLKHLTEFEPRFLRLNSQEPYRLKATAIVHRLAITRDRHAKGGPHVAHRDYADTSELIKDLMLMRDSLFAHKGELIATGLLERTIRTVAAFGITHATMDIREHSDAHHHVLSQISGISGYFEKSHEEKFDILTEFLTQDANLDVTKLDSAGRNTLETFFAIADLIDRFGSQAIETYIVSMTKGADDLIAAVVIAQQAGLVSLKNKKARIGFAPLLETVAELRAAGEILEKLLSNPAYRTIVKLRGDLQEVMLGYSDSNKDAGIATSQWEIHRAQRRLRDVAMKYGVKLRLFHGRGGSVGRGGGPTYEALIALPWGSVDGQIKMTEQGEVISDKYSLASLARENVELTLAASLEATVLNRGPRQSIEDLTSWNECMQLVSDNSFKTYRSLIDHEDLPAYFYSSTPVEQLGNLHLGSRPSRRPDAHGGLASLRAIPWVFGWTQSRQIVPGWFGVGSGLMAARMSGNSEVLATMLQEWHFFNTFISNVEMTLAKTDLVLARRYVDALVPNELHHFLDTIQAEFDLTVAEILLLTKKDSLLGDQPVLARTLQVRDAYLSPIHLLQINLLKRVRDSAGEENPTLQRALLLTINGVAAGLRNTG